One window of Canis lupus baileyi chromosome 21, mCanLup2.hap1, whole genome shotgun sequence genomic DNA carries:
- the LOC140613537 gene encoding large ribosomal subunit protein eL32-like, translated as MAALRPLVKPKIIKKRTKKFIWHQLDRYVKIKCNWWKPRGIDGVHRRFKGQILMPNIGYRSSKKTKHMLPSGFWKFLVHKVKELEVLLMCNKSYCAEIAHNVSSKNHKAVVERAAQLAIRVTSPNARLCSEENE; from the coding sequence ATGGCTGCCCTCAGACCTCTGGTGAAGCCCAAGATCATTAAAAAGAGGACCAAGAAGTTCATCTGGCACCAGCTGGACCGATATGTCAAAATTAAGTGCAACTGGTGGAAACCCAGAGGCATTGACGGGGTGCACAGAAGATTCAAGGGCCAGATCTTGATGCCCAACATTGGTTACAGGAGCagcaagaaaacaaagcacatgcTGCCCAGTGGCTTCTGGAAGTTCCTAGTCCACAAGGTCAAGGAGCTTGAAGTGCTGCTGATGTGCAACAAATCCTATTGTGCAGAGATTGCTCACAATGTATCCTCCAAGAACCACAAAGCAGTTGTGGAAAGAGCAGCTCAGCTggccatcagagtcaccagtcccaATGCCAGGCTGTgtagtgaagaaaatgaatag